A genomic stretch from Algoriphagus halophilus includes:
- a CDS encoding DGQHR domain-containing protein, producing MSLLKQIDIDQVKSKLTDDLSQLGKIYKSKRNANLTLSVDHNLVDGYLKEGWEIQKELKTKTRLIKPKSHSKKFEDDVWCQLYELGYRYLNYDDSFKLPYGKEPEDLKQIDVIAIDKETVILIECKSSEKPRKSTSLKTEFEGLEKRLDGFRKSIDQIFGRGLKVKYIYATRKIRIDEESIEIGRLLKTNSYYYNDNTFGYINSLIKNYKDAAHYQFLGMLYKDQLISSEKIEVPAIEGTMGKKTYFMFSLEPHILLKMGFVLHRTRANESEMPTYQRLLVPNRLKDITKFINEGGYFPNSVIVNFTERKHKIHFEGSSRSGDSRSRYGMLKIPNAYAIAYIIDGQHRLYGYANSDFKLSNTIPVVAFSKLDSTEQLEIFMDINENQKAVSADLRLTLEEDLYWDSDRADSRIKALRSAIINELSNSVNAPLYNKVSIGEDKGMLSSKPIATALLKSGLLPSARGNKYNAETSQACLYDIHNHSHGVEMRRAKKNVVQFLNLCYSYIEEEYPDIFEREQYFILSNRGSYAFINLIGSLNYYETVETKNLNLKSTPAERFGTLKPYFDILINGLRNLPEGEEDQLLSKYGTGADVLWFRTFQTIINNSVHDYEPPALIDWKERQDKDLQDRGREFVIEIEKYMKHTVLGKTHQLFGDNWELEINSIKRECLKRAEEENEKNYKEGLKNTNNHWTEMFHINDYKSIILKYWTKKDETDPAFKTFEEEFSFDIGTGFNSKSEKTKWISHFNSLRNLSAHEGTKEKGLNREEVQFLENLFDSIVVKQNS from the coding sequence ATGAGTTTATTGAAGCAAATAGATATTGATCAAGTAAAATCTAAACTTACTGATGATTTGTCTCAGTTAGGGAAGATTTATAAGTCAAAAAGAAATGCCAACCTTACCCTTTCAGTCGATCACAATTTGGTTGATGGCTATCTAAAAGAAGGTTGGGAGATTCAAAAGGAATTAAAGACTAAGACAAGGTTAATTAAACCTAAGTCACACTCGAAGAAATTCGAAGATGATGTTTGGTGTCAACTGTATGAGCTTGGTTATAGATATCTTAATTATGATGATAGCTTCAAACTACCTTATGGAAAAGAACCTGAAGACCTTAAGCAAATCGACGTTATAGCCATTGACAAGGAAACAGTTATCCTAATTGAGTGTAAGTCAAGTGAAAAACCACGAAAGAGTACATCCTTAAAAACAGAGTTCGAAGGACTAGAGAAAAGATTAGATGGTTTCAGAAAATCAATTGATCAAATTTTTGGCAGGGGTTTAAAGGTAAAATACATTTACGCCACAAGGAAAATAAGGATCGACGAAGAAAGTATAGAGATTGGAAGATTGTTGAAAACCAACTCATATTATTATAACGATAATACCTTTGGTTATATAAATAGCTTAATCAAGAATTATAAGGATGCTGCTCATTATCAGTTTCTTGGAATGCTTTATAAGGATCAATTAATTAGTTCTGAGAAGATTGAAGTTCCTGCAATAGAAGGAACAATGGGTAAAAAGACCTATTTTATGTTTTCGCTCGAACCACACATTCTTTTGAAAATGGGTTTTGTTCTTCACAGAACAAGAGCTAATGAATCTGAAATGCCTACTTATCAGAGGCTCTTAGTACCAAATAGGTTAAAGGATATAACTAAATTCATCAATGAAGGCGGATATTTTCCCAATTCCGTCATAGTCAATTTTACAGAAAGAAAGCATAAAATACACTTTGAAGGGTCTTCTAGATCTGGGGATTCTCGATCAAGGTATGGTATGCTTAAAATTCCAAATGCCTATGCTATAGCTTATATAATTGATGGACAACACAGGTTATACGGATATGCAAACTCTGATTTTAAGCTAAGCAATACAATTCCTGTAGTAGCCTTCAGCAAGTTAGATTCAACTGAGCAACTTGAGATCTTCATGGATATTAATGAAAATCAAAAAGCAGTTAGTGCTGACTTAAGATTAACACTGGAAGAAGATTTATACTGGGATTCCGATAGGGCTGATTCAAGGATTAAAGCATTAAGATCAGCTATAATTAATGAGTTATCCAATTCGGTAAATGCACCACTATACAACAAAGTAAGTATTGGTGAAGACAAAGGTATGCTTTCATCAAAACCAATAGCAACCGCACTTTTGAAGTCTGGTTTGTTGCCCTCTGCTAGAGGAAATAAATATAATGCTGAAACATCTCAGGCTTGCTTATATGATATTCATAATCATTCACATGGTGTTGAGATGAGGCGGGCAAAGAAGAATGTTGTGCAATTTCTAAACTTATGTTATTCATACATTGAAGAAGAGTATCCAGATATCTTTGAACGTGAACAGTATTTCATTCTTTCCAATAGAGGATCTTATGCTTTTATTAACTTAATCGGAAGTCTTAATTATTACGAAACTGTTGAGACAAAAAACCTTAATTTAAAATCAACGCCAGCAGAAAGGTTTGGGACCTTGAAGCCCTATTTTGATATTTTGATTAATGGATTACGGAATTTGCCAGAGGGAGAAGAGGATCAACTTTTAAGCAAATATGGTACAGGAGCTGATGTTCTTTGGTTTAGGACCTTTCAAACAATTATTAATAACTCCGTCCATGATTATGAACCACCTGCTCTAATAGACTGGAAGGAACGTCAAGACAAGGATCTTCAAGATAGAGGAAGAGAATTCGTAATTGAAATAGAGAAGTATATGAAGCATACTGTGTTGGGAAAAACTCACCAGTTATTTGGGGATAATTGGGAGCTTGAAATCAATAGCATTAAAAGAGAATGTTTGAAAAGAGCTGAAGAAGAGAATGAGAAGAATTATAAAGAGGGATTAAAGAATACAAATAATCATTGGACTGAAATGTTTCATATTAATGATTACAAATCAATTATTTTGAAATATTGGACAAAAAAAGATGAAACAGATCCGGCCTTCAAAACTTTCGAGGAAGAATTTTCATTTGATATAGGAACCGGTTTCAATAGCAAGTCTGAAAAAACTAAATGGATATCTCACTTTAATTCATTAAGAAACCTGTCAGCTCATGAAGGTACAAAGGAAAAAGGATTGAATAGGGAAGAGGTTCAGTTCTTAGAGAATTTATTTGACTCCATTGTAGTTAAACAGAATTCTTAA
- a CDS encoding DNA adenine methylase → MKPFLRWAGGKKWLVKHIDSIINLNHFKNYHELFLGGGSIFFHLNHTNQVFLSDLNGDLINTYLQVRDNVEDVINHLNTFTNSEEFYYQIRPIQFNDPIEQAAQFIYLNQTSFNGIYRVNLNGVYNVPYGRRTKDFIQADLLRDASLKLQGVQLATGPFYDFADEITEGDLVFLDPPYTITHNNNGFIKYNEHLFSEEDQRGLSTFIQQIIDAGAYYILTNAAHHDIQTIFHHNPPITLSRASLIGGKQAKRGRYEEFLFTNIENEFIEANRY, encoded by the coding sequence ATGAAACCATTTTTAAGATGGGCCGGCGGAAAAAAATGGCTGGTAAAACATATCGATTCAATCATTAATTTGAATCATTTTAAAAATTACCATGAATTATTTCTTGGCGGTGGATCAATCTTTTTTCACCTAAATCATACCAATCAGGTTTTCTTATCAGATTTAAATGGCGACTTGATTAATACCTATTTACAGGTAAGAGATAATGTTGAGGACGTCATTAATCACCTTAATACATTTACAAATAGCGAGGAATTCTACTACCAAATAAGACCGATTCAATTTAATGATCCAATTGAACAAGCTGCTCAGTTTATTTATTTAAATCAAACGTCATTCAATGGGATTTATAGGGTAAATCTTAATGGAGTATATAATGTTCCATATGGTCGAAGAACTAAAGATTTCATCCAAGCAGATTTATTGCGAGACGCATCTCTAAAACTTCAAGGTGTTCAACTTGCGACTGGACCATTCTATGATTTTGCTGATGAAATTACAGAAGGAGATCTTGTGTTTCTTGATCCACCATATACGATCACGCACAATAATAATGGCTTTATTAAATACAATGAACATCTATTTTCGGAAGAAGATCAAAGAGGATTGTCGACATTCATACAACAGATAATTGATGCGGGAGCATATTATATTCTGACTAACGCTGCCCATCACGATATACAGACAATATTCCACCATAACCCACCTATAACTCTATCTCGAGCAAGTTTGATTGGGGGAAAACAGGCAAAAAGAGGTAGATACGAAGAGTTTTTGTTCACCAACATTGAAAATGAGTTTATTGAAGCAAATAGATATTGA
- a CDS encoding S41 family peptidase has product MKNYYKVLFALLILSAMGCENAFFEPEPANNPEDIFENLWSTFNSEYAPFEERGVDWDQQYDIHRPQVKSSTTNEELINIIKSMLRSLDDGHVSFTTPNSDVFYSNRIIDQRIDDGLFDLDLIKSNYLQNDFLKSGNGLNTYGWLGNVGYWHIKAIGINMFDINSILDYFASADGLIVDMRHSSGGNFTYAFSEFGRLTDEERLVFSSKTKNGPGKNDYTELYEWSVYPKGKYFNKPIVLITDRYTISASERATMAFKALPNVTHVGDTTNGAIATKIGKELANGWFYSLVTQKTYFKDGKTFEGVGIPPEIYVKNTNSEMAAGQDKTLERALEEF; this is encoded by the coding sequence ATGAAAAATTATTATAAAGTCCTTTTTGCTTTACTAATTCTCTCAGCAATGGGTTGTGAAAATGCATTTTTCGAACCAGAGCCAGCCAATAATCCAGAAGATATATTTGAAAATTTATGGAGCACTTTTAATTCGGAATATGCACCATTTGAGGAAAGGGGAGTGGATTGGGACCAACAATATGATATACATCGTCCTCAGGTTAAATCGTCCACGACGAATGAAGAATTGATAAACATCATTAAAAGCATGCTCCGGTCACTGGATGATGGTCACGTATCATTTACCACCCCAAATTCTGACGTCTTTTATTCCAACCGTATAATTGATCAAAGAATAGATGATGGTTTATTTGATCTAGACCTAATTAAGAGCAATTACTTGCAAAACGATTTCTTGAAAAGTGGAAACGGCCTAAATACTTATGGTTGGCTTGGAAATGTAGGGTATTGGCATATCAAAGCAATTGGCATAAATATGTTTGACATTAATAGCATCCTTGATTATTTCGCTTCTGCTGATGGGTTAATTGTAGATATGAGACACAGTTCAGGTGGAAATTTCACCTATGCATTTTCTGAATTTGGAAGACTTACAGATGAGGAGCGTCTAGTTTTTAGTTCAAAAACAAAAAATGGCCCAGGTAAAAATGACTATACTGAATTATACGAGTGGAGTGTGTATCCAAAAGGAAAATATTTTAATAAACCCATTGTTTTAATTACAGACAGATATACAATTAGCGCTAGTGAAAGGGCAACCATGGCTTTTAAAGCGCTTCCGAATGTTACCCATGTTGGAGACACCACCAATGGTGCAATTGCCACAAAAATTGGCAAGGAACTGGCGAATGGATGGTTCTACTCTCTGGTGACACAAAAAACGTATTTTAAAGATGGGAAAACATTTGAAGGTGTTGGAATACCTCCGGAGATTTATGTTAAGAATACAAATTCTGAAATGGCTGCCGGCCAGGACAAAACCTTGGAGAGGGCTTTAGAAGAATTTTAG
- a CDS encoding GIN domain-containing protein, whose amino-acid sequence MKTTMKTSIQKWLLFALASTTILLSCKENEDLCLNGSGRVNEYDLSVNQFDKISISGPVNLRIKQGPIQNVTVFAEPELMQPIKYKVSNGELEIGYEDNITCFNTNFGVWIAITVPDLKDIIANGDNIIESDGDLDLNDLYIITSGKSMMNLTGKVTSQSIFSSGQTVVNNFNLLTQSTILDISGEGTLEVSCETELDIEVDGLATISYKGNPTITQKVTGSLNLIDAN is encoded by the coding sequence ATGAAAACTACTATGAAAACCTCCATTCAAAAATGGCTGCTTTTTGCATTAGCCAGTACAACTATTCTTCTATCGTGTAAGGAAAACGAAGACTTATGTTTAAATGGTTCGGGAAGAGTAAATGAATATGACCTATCAGTAAACCAGTTTGATAAAATTTCAATTTCAGGTCCAGTTAATCTAAGAATAAAACAGGGGCCTATTCAAAATGTTACGGTGTTTGCAGAACCGGAATTAATGCAACCCATAAAATATAAAGTATCCAATGGAGAACTAGAAATAGGGTATGAAGACAATATTACTTGTTTCAATACCAATTTTGGTGTTTGGATCGCCATTACAGTACCCGATCTTAAAGATATTATTGCCAATGGCGATAACATCATAGAATCAGATGGTGATCTTGACCTTAATGACCTTTACATCATTACCTCAGGAAAGTCAATGATGAATCTTACAGGTAAGGTAACCTCCCAATCTATATTCAGTTCAGGCCAAACAGTAGTGAATAATTTTAATCTCTTAACGCAATCGACCATTCTAGATATTTCCGGTGAAGGAACCTTAGAAGTTTCCTGCGAAACAGAACTAGATATTGAGGTTGACGGACTTGCCACAATTTCCTACAAGGGAAATCCTACCATCACACAAAAGGTAACTGGGTCACTGAATCTTATTGATGCCAATTAA
- a CDS encoding LytR/AlgR family response regulator transcription factor — protein MPDLIKKAASSYRWVRNSIISLFIANILILIGKDDWIGRFKNPLHYLDMLVTFLSVYIILEIIDRVNFFLNKKFEWTKETFKRVIYQLLFAIIVPVILSILITFIQWEFIWHQDLFKDNYFKYEFFPQVLLILIINLFFVVIHLFKVRVPRDNEVNLSKTPSIIGRKGGKKIPVQVSEISYIQLKQGIVYLITFEGEEFFLSENLDHFEKILPPSHFFRANRQFIIRREACKSFASGTNGKVDVTIFPALATIQVSQKRAANFRSWIST, from the coding sequence ATGCCTGATTTGATAAAGAAAGCTGCCTCAAGCTACCGTTGGGTTCGTAATTCGATTATTTCTCTATTTATAGCAAATATCCTTATTCTTATAGGTAAGGATGATTGGATTGGACGGTTTAAGAACCCCTTGCATTATTTGGATATGCTCGTGACGTTTCTTAGCGTTTATATAATTTTAGAAATTATTGATCGAGTAAACTTTTTTTTAAATAAGAAATTTGAATGGACTAAGGAGACTTTTAAGAGGGTGATCTATCAACTTTTATTTGCCATTATAGTACCTGTAATTCTATCCATTCTAATCACTTTTATCCAATGGGAATTTATATGGCATCAGGATCTTTTTAAAGATAATTATTTCAAATACGAATTTTTCCCTCAGGTTTTACTGATTCTAATTATCAATTTATTTTTTGTTGTAATTCATCTTTTTAAAGTAAGAGTTCCAAGGGACAATGAAGTGAATTTATCGAAGACACCATCAATTATAGGTAGAAAAGGGGGGAAAAAAATACCTGTTCAGGTGTCTGAAATTTCTTATATCCAATTAAAGCAAGGAATTGTTTACTTAATCACTTTTGAGGGAGAGGAATTTTTTCTCTCAGAAAATCTGGATCATTTCGAGAAAATCTTACCTCCCAGTCATTTTTTTCGAGCGAACAGACAATTTATCATTAGGAGAGAGGCTTGTAAATCATTTGCCTCAGGCACTAATGGGAAAGTAGATGTGACAATTTTTCCTGCTTTAGCAACTATTCAAGTTAGTCAGAAAAGAGCTGCCAATTTCAGAAGTTGGATTAGTACCTAA
- the greB gene encoding transcription elongation factor GreB, with the protein MRRKIPESTLPKLNRSQLITPEGFQKLKEEHDHLWRVERPDVTAKVAWAASLGDRSENADYHYNKKRLREIDNRLRYLRKCIDDFKVIDYHPNQEGKVNFGAWVEIKNEKKGLQNRFRIVGYEELIGNKNYISMDSPMAKSLLGKTVGDEVIVKTKMGDFVWKILKIEYQK; encoded by the coding sequence ATGAGGCGAAAAATTCCAGAATCAACGCTGCCAAAACTCAATCGCTCACAATTAATTACTCCTGAAGGCTTTCAAAAATTAAAGGAAGAACATGATCATTTGTGGCGAGTTGAAAGGCCAGACGTTACCGCTAAAGTTGCATGGGCCGCAAGTTTGGGAGATCGTTCAGAAAATGCCGATTACCATTACAACAAAAAACGTCTTCGAGAAATTGATAATCGCCTACGTTACTTGCGTAAGTGTATTGATGACTTTAAAGTCATTGACTACCACCCCAACCAAGAAGGAAAAGTGAATTTTGGGGCTTGGGTAGAAATTAAAAACGAAAAGAAAGGTCTTCAAAATCGTTTTCGTATTGTGGGTTACGAAGAGTTAATAGGTAACAAAAATTATATCTCTATGGACTCCCCAATGGCAAAATCGCTTCTTGGTAAAACTGTGGGAGATGAGGTGATAGTTAAAACCAAAATGGGTGATTTTGTATGGAAGATTCTTAAAATAGAGTACCAAAAGTAG
- a CDS encoding sulfite exporter TauE/SafE family protein produces MITFIWIALAILTCWFCIALVRDFLKHKNQLEPVSWTKTSIIGFVVNFFDVLGIGAFAPQTALLKFTKQTEDKVMPGTLNVANTLPVLFQALIFITIIEVDAWTLILMLVSAALGAIIGAGVVSKLSERKIRLTMGIALLITAVFMIARNLDWIQGGGDAIGLRGGKLAIAIIGNFFLGALMTAGIGLYAPCMALVFALGMSPQVAFPIMMGSCAFLMPPASIRFIREDAYNKKAAIAMAIPGIVAVLIAALLVKSLPLDVLKWVVIGVILYTSAVMLRAGLVQKELSMDLEEK; encoded by the coding sequence ATGATCACATTCATTTGGATTGCCCTTGCCATATTAACTTGCTGGTTTTGCATTGCATTAGTAAGGGATTTTTTAAAACATAAAAATCAGTTAGAACCCGTAAGCTGGACCAAGACTTCCATCATTGGATTTGTGGTTAACTTTTTTGATGTGCTGGGCATTGGCGCTTTTGCCCCACAGACAGCCTTATTGAAATTCACCAAACAAACAGAAGATAAGGTAATGCCAGGGACTTTGAATGTGGCCAATACCCTTCCTGTGCTCTTTCAGGCCTTGATCTTCATTACTATTATAGAAGTAGATGCTTGGACCCTCATATTAATGCTAGTATCTGCAGCCTTAGGAGCCATTATTGGAGCAGGCGTGGTCTCCAAACTTTCGGAACGTAAGATTCGATTGACTATGGGGATTGCCTTGTTGATTACAGCAGTGTTTATGATTGCAAGAAACTTGGATTGGATTCAGGGTGGGGGAGATGCCATTGGTCTTCGGGGAGGTAAATTAGCGATCGCAATTATCGGTAACTTTTTCCTAGGAGCTTTGATGACAGCGGGAATTGGATTGTATGCCCCCTGTATGGCCTTGGTTTTTGCCTTGGGGATGTCTCCTCAAGTTGCCTTTCCCATCATGATGGGTTCCTGTGCATTTCTGATGCCACCTGCTTCCATCCGATTTATCCGTGAGGACGCTTACAATAAAAAAGCAGCCATTGCCATGGCGATACCGGGAATTGTAGCAGTATTAATCGCAGCCTTACTGGTCAAGTCCCTGCCTTTGGATGTTCTTAAATGGGTCGTGATAGGGGTTATATTATACACTTCCGCAGTAATGCTGAGAGCAGGATTAGTTCAAAAGGAATTGAGTATGGATTTGGAGGAAAAGTGA
- a CDS encoding VPS10 domain-containing protein yields MKFILLLFMMLYSSGIFAQQPSSPLVASFESYRQMKEETTFKLDWISLGPTVNSARADIVQVDETNPGTMYVGFGSGGIWKTTNHGVTWSSIFDEQSSIGIGDMELAPSDPNIIYLGTGENLKKPRNFTLPGTGMFRSDDAGETWEHIGLEDSWSISEIEIHPTNPDIVFVAVLGHLWTKNENRGLYRTMDGGKTWEQVLYKDELTGANEVQFSPSDPQVMYASLWEVYPGISGENSGVYRSKDGGTTWELCTNGLPNGPKIGRIGLTVSNSNPDKAYALIDNLNNARNEAAELYKTIDGGLTWTKTHSGPFKIFPGIGWYFTDVYVNPENDEEVFCLGVRLAHSMDGGKTFSYIGGQVSRMNPSLAQGLHLDQCELWINPTNPNHLALGNDGGFYVSYDKGLTWVHYNNIPTGEFYDITIDQANYTIYGGTQDDATVYGPAKELNTRFPDPWKYVWIDPWDGGDGCVTQIDPVDPSIIYYSRQHGDAMRLDKSVDEAVSIMPRLPEDINDTLVFNYMTPYFLSKYDHQTLYHGGNYLMKSTDRGDTWDAISPNFAVSSDPGKQSFATGDIAQSPIKKEVLYAGTDHGAFWVSKDEGATWEENSIGIANNYIRSISPSHHQVSRVYMAMTGINYDDLKAYVYASEDDGKTWKSIASGLPDEPVNVIKEDPRNENILYLGGMRGVYVSIDRGQNWSYLGVGMPAAAVADLEFYEPTMDLVVATHGRGIYKTNLQPIHEMLSQNLSTSTDHFFEIHPTPRPWFNSSSGDPDYRTVEKATFSFWLNQPKRVNISIFDESNNKIWGEDLTGSKGFNQLRWDLVVKKQSSDAPYFVHYERFIQTGKYTVKLSSGDQTLEQTFDVVEPSSPYLVRDGF; encoded by the coding sequence GTGAAATTCATTCTCCTGCTTTTTATGATGCTTTATTCCTCTGGAATTTTTGCTCAACAGCCCTCTTCTCCTTTGGTAGCTTCTTTTGAATCCTACCGGCAAATGAAGGAGGAAACGACCTTTAAATTAGACTGGATTTCCTTAGGCCCCACAGTTAATTCGGCACGGGCAGATATCGTTCAGGTAGATGAAACGAATCCAGGTACCATGTATGTGGGCTTTGGTTCGGGTGGTATATGGAAAACTACCAATCACGGAGTTACATGGAGTTCAATTTTTGATGAGCAATCCTCCATCGGTATTGGGGATATGGAATTAGCTCCCTCGGATCCCAATATCATCTATTTGGGTACAGGAGAAAATTTAAAAAAGCCAAGAAATTTCACCTTACCCGGAACAGGGATGTTTCGTTCGGATGATGCCGGCGAGACCTGGGAACATATCGGTTTGGAGGATTCTTGGTCCATTTCTGAGATAGAGATTCATCCTACCAATCCGGACATCGTATTTGTTGCAGTCTTGGGACATCTATGGACCAAAAATGAAAACCGGGGGCTCTACCGAACCATGGATGGAGGGAAAACTTGGGAGCAGGTGCTGTACAAGGATGAGTTGACCGGTGCCAATGAGGTGCAATTCTCTCCTTCCGATCCTCAAGTCATGTATGCATCCCTGTGGGAAGTGTATCCTGGAATTAGTGGAGAAAATAGTGGGGTGTATCGTAGCAAGGACGGTGGTACTACTTGGGAGCTTTGTACCAATGGATTACCCAATGGTCCAAAAATTGGTCGTATCGGTCTTACAGTTTCCAATTCCAATCCTGATAAAGCCTATGCACTGATTGACAACTTGAACAATGCACGTAACGAAGCCGCAGAATTATATAAGACTATAGATGGAGGGCTAACATGGACGAAAACCCATTCAGGACCTTTCAAAATCTTTCCTGGAATCGGTTGGTATTTCACCGATGTGTATGTGAATCCTGAAAATGACGAAGAAGTTTTTTGCTTGGGAGTGCGTCTGGCGCATAGCATGGATGGTGGTAAGACTTTTTCCTACATCGGAGGTCAAGTAAGCAGGATGAATCCAAGTTTGGCCCAAGGGCTCCACTTAGATCAATGTGAATTATGGATTAACCCAACGAATCCCAATCATCTGGCCTTGGGAAATGATGGAGGGTTTTATGTGAGCTATGACAAGGGATTGACTTGGGTTCATTATAACAATATTCCAACGGGTGAATTTTATGATATTACGATTGATCAGGCAAATTATACCATTTATGGAGGTACTCAGGATGACGCCACAGTATATGGTCCTGCAAAGGAACTTAACACTCGATTCCCTGACCCTTGGAAGTATGTTTGGATTGATCCTTGGGATGGAGGAGATGGCTGTGTAACTCAAATTGACCCGGTAGACCCATCCATTATCTATTATAGCAGGCAACATGGAGATGCCATGCGTTTGGATAAATCAGTTGATGAAGCAGTATCCATCATGCCTAGGCTTCCTGAGGATATAAATGATACCTTGGTATTTAATTATATGACCCCTTATTTTCTATCGAAATATGATCATCAAACCTTGTATCATGGTGGAAATTATTTGATGAAAAGTACAGATCGAGGAGATACATGGGATGCGATAAGTCCGAACTTTGCTGTTTCTTCCGATCCTGGAAAACAATCTTTTGCTACAGGTGATATTGCCCAATCACCCATCAAAAAAGAAGTGCTGTATGCAGGTACTGACCATGGGGCTTTTTGGGTATCAAAAGATGAAGGTGCCACATGGGAAGAAAATTCCATCGGAATTGCCAATAACTACATTCGAAGCATCTCCCCTTCCCATCATCAAGTTTCTCGTGTATATATGGCGATGACCGGAATCAATTACGATGATTTGAAAGCCTATGTTTATGCTTCTGAAGATGATGGGAAAACCTGGAAAAGTATCGCATCTGGTCTTCCGGATGAGCCAGTCAATGTAATCAAAGAAGACCCTAGAAATGAAAATATTCTGTATTTGGGTGGAATGCGAGGAGTCTATGTTTCTATTGACCGCGGACAAAACTGGTCTTATTTAGGAGTAGGGATGCCTGCGGCAGCGGTAGCAGATTTGGAATTTTATGAACCAACCATGGATTTGGTTGTGGCCACTCATGGACGAGGTATTTATAAAACTAACCTTCAACCCATTCATGAAATGCTCAGTCAAAATCTTTCAACTTCTACAGACCATTTCTTTGAGATCCATCCTACTCCTAGACCTTGGTTCAATTCCTCCAGTGGAGACCCTGATTATCGAACAGTTGAAAAAGCTACCTTTTCATTCTGGCTCAATCAACCAAAACGGGTGAATATTTCAATTTTCGATGAGTCAAATAATAAAATCTGGGGGGAAGATTTGACCGGAAGTAAAGGATTTAACCAACTTAGATGGGATTTGGTCGTGAAAAAGCAAAGCAGCGATGCTCCTTACTTTGTTCACTACGAAAGGTTTATTCAAACAGGAAAATATACCGTAAAGCTTTCTTCAGGAGATCAAACTTTGGAACAGACATTTGATGTGGTAGAGCCATCATCTCCTTATTTAGTACGGGATGGATTCTGA